One window from the genome of Microbacterium sulfonylureivorans encodes:
- a CDS encoding endonuclease/exonuclease/phosphatase family protein: protein MLRLFGILVTVLCAIAAAVLTWPGFFRVERIYPVAQIVSFRGLLAGAFAIALLLALLLALARPIRAFALSLAIVAGIAAVSNGAILLSRGGFGTDALPAKTDAAVRVMTWNTAGPATPPDTIAKIAVAMDADIVALPETTIETGEKVAIAMRELGHPMWAHHAEDPSTEWDAGSTTLLIAPELGDYAVIESSANGTSNTSTVPSAVAMPTDGEGPIVVAAHAVAPRASYMQEWRDDLQWLADQCGEANVIMAGDFNATVDHMSGLGVDGGTLGQCDDAAIATGNGAVGTWSAEMPALLGTPIDHVMASAHWEATGSIVLRSMDESGSDHRPLIVQLEPVD from the coding sequence GTGCTTCGCCTGTTCGGGATCCTCGTGACCGTGCTCTGCGCGATCGCTGCGGCCGTGCTCACCTGGCCGGGATTCTTCCGCGTGGAGCGCATCTACCCCGTCGCTCAGATCGTGTCGTTCCGCGGACTGCTCGCCGGCGCGTTCGCCATCGCGCTCCTCCTCGCGCTCCTCCTCGCGCTCGCCCGGCCGATCCGTGCGTTCGCCCTCTCGCTCGCGATCGTCGCGGGGATCGCGGCCGTCTCCAACGGCGCGATCCTGCTGAGCCGCGGCGGCTTCGGGACCGATGCGCTTCCCGCGAAGACCGACGCCGCGGTCCGCGTCATGACCTGGAACACCGCGGGACCTGCCACCCCGCCCGACACGATCGCCAAGATCGCCGTCGCGATGGATGCCGACATCGTCGCCCTGCCCGAGACCACGATCGAGACCGGCGAGAAGGTCGCCATCGCGATGCGCGAGCTCGGACACCCGATGTGGGCGCATCACGCCGAGGACCCCTCGACGGAGTGGGACGCGGGATCGACGACGCTGCTGATCGCGCCCGAACTCGGCGACTACGCCGTGATCGAGTCGTCCGCCAACGGCACGAGCAACACGTCGACGGTCCCGAGCGCGGTGGCGATGCCGACCGACGGTGAGGGGCCGATCGTCGTCGCAGCGCACGCCGTCGCGCCGCGCGCGAGCTACATGCAGGAGTGGCGCGACGACCTGCAATGGCTCGCCGACCAGTGCGGCGAGGCCAACGTCATCATGGCCGGCGACTTCAATGCGACCGTCGATCACATGAGCGGGCTCGGAGTCGACGGCGGCACCCTCGGGCAGTGCGACGACGCCGCGATCGCGACGGGAAACGGCGCGGTCGGCACCTGGTCGGCCGAGATGCCGGCGCTGCTCGGCACGCCGATCGACCACGTGATGGCCTCGGCGCACTGGGAGGCGACCGGCTCCATCGTCCTGCGCTCCATGGACGAGTCCGGATCCGACCATCGCCCGCTCATCGTGCAGCTGGAGCCTGTGGACTGA
- a CDS encoding PHP domain-containing protein — translation MSGRQRFEGPSDLHMHSVHSDGTESPAQVMAAAHRHGLRTAALTDHDTTSGWAEAAEAAASLGITFLPGMELSARHEWRSVHVLAYLVDPDDPDLRAMTERIRSSRLDRARLMADRISRDYDLGWDDIVAQTTDGATVGRPHIADALVARGLVRDRAEAFSSILSPRGDYYVALYAPDPVTAVGLVAGAGGVPIIAHPAGRAGLLPMPLLERMLAAGLGGFELGHRENLASGIRTLRRLCNERDLIVTGSSDYHGLGKPNQPGENTTSAAMVARIIETAKGSAPVYP, via the coding sequence ATGTCAGGACGCCAGCGCTTCGAGGGGCCGAGCGACCTGCACATGCATTCCGTCCATTCCGACGGCACCGAATCTCCCGCCCAGGTGATGGCCGCGGCACATCGGCACGGTCTGCGCACGGCCGCGCTCACCGACCACGACACGACGTCGGGATGGGCTGAGGCGGCGGAGGCTGCGGCATCCCTCGGCATCACCTTCCTCCCGGGGATGGAGCTGTCGGCGCGCCACGAGTGGCGGAGCGTCCACGTGCTCGCCTACCTCGTCGACCCCGACGACCCGGACCTGCGGGCGATGACTGAGCGGATCCGCTCCTCGCGGCTGGATCGCGCCCGGCTGATGGCCGACCGCATCTCCCGCGACTACGACCTCGGGTGGGACGACATCGTCGCCCAGACGACGGACGGGGCCACGGTCGGCCGGCCGCACATCGCCGACGCCCTCGTGGCGCGCGGTCTCGTGCGCGACCGGGCGGAGGCGTTCTCGAGCATCCTCAGCCCTCGCGGCGACTACTACGTCGCGCTCTACGCGCCCGATCCGGTGACCGCGGTCGGTCTCGTCGCCGGCGCCGGGGGAGTGCCGATCATCGCCCACCCCGCAGGGCGAGCCGGCCTCCTGCCGATGCCGCTGCTCGAGCGGATGCTCGCCGCGGGCCTGGGCGGATTCGAGCTCGGCCACCGCGAGAACCTCGCGTCGGGCATCCGCACCCTCCGCCGGCTCTGCAACGAGCGCGACCTGATCGTGACGGGCTCCAGCGACTACCACGGCCTCGGCAAGCCGAACCAGCCGGGTGAGAACACCACCTCCGCCGCGATGGTGGCGCGCATCATCGAGACGGCGAAGGGAAGCGCCCCCGTCTACCCGTGA
- a CDS encoding SHOCT domain-containing protein, with the protein MRFIDAATTGYEYQGFWGSIGDIIWWFLWVFVFVAYLFALFAVIGDLFRDHKLSGWWKAVWIIFLIFVPFLTLLVYLIARGNGMAKRGAAEAQQLQAAQDSYIKSVAGGASATDEIAKAKALLDAGTITQAEFDAIKAKALA; encoded by the coding sequence GTGCGATTCATCGACGCCGCCACGACCGGCTACGAGTACCAGGGGTTCTGGGGTTCCATCGGGGACATCATCTGGTGGTTCCTCTGGGTCTTCGTGTTCGTCGCCTACCTGTTCGCCCTGTTCGCCGTGATCGGCGACCTGTTCCGCGACCACAAGCTCAGCGGCTGGTGGAAGGCCGTGTGGATCATCTTCCTGATCTTCGTCCCCTTCCTCACCCTGCTGGTCTACCTGATCGCGCGCGGCAACGGCATGGCCAAGCGGGGCGCGGCCGAGGCCCAGCAGCTCCAGGCGGCCCAGGACTCCTACATCAAGTCGGTCGCCGGCGGTGCCAGCGCCACCGACGAGATCGCCAAGGCGAAGGCGCTCCTCGACGCGGGCACCATCACCCAGGCGGAGTTCGACGCCATCAAGGCCAAGGCCCTCGCCTGA
- a CDS encoding DUF817 domain-containing protein, which produces MRQPTRLERRIDRAAHALLADAPATGVRAVLVEVGVFLLKQAWACLFGASLLVVIVAVRLWYPEDAALAPNDLLTLAAIGIQVAMIATRLETGRELWVIVLFHLTGTAMELFKTDVGSWMYAAEGVLRIGGVPLFSGFMYAAVGSYMVRVYRLFDLGFVRYPRRWLTAIVAAAIYANFFTHHWWWDARWALLIAVAVLWARTVMYARVWRAVIRMPLLAAFAGVAAFIYLAENIATWAGAWAYPDQLAGWQPVSPTKLVSWFLLMIISVVLVAWVYPPRPPTRAEKEPDEDGVEGERAVAPESS; this is translated from the coding sequence ATGCGTCAGCCGACCCGTCTCGAACGACGGATCGATCGCGCTGCTCACGCACTCCTCGCCGACGCCCCCGCCACCGGCGTCCGGGCCGTCCTCGTCGAGGTCGGGGTGTTCCTCCTCAAGCAGGCCTGGGCGTGCCTCTTCGGGGCCTCGCTGCTCGTCGTGATCGTCGCCGTCCGCCTCTGGTACCCGGAGGACGCGGCCCTGGCGCCGAACGACCTGCTCACGCTCGCCGCGATCGGGATCCAGGTCGCGATGATCGCGACACGGCTCGAGACCGGGCGCGAGCTGTGGGTCATCGTGCTGTTCCACCTGACCGGCACGGCGATGGAGCTGTTCAAGACCGACGTCGGGTCGTGGATGTACGCGGCGGAGGGTGTCCTGCGCATCGGCGGAGTGCCGCTGTTCAGCGGCTTCATGTACGCCGCGGTCGGCTCCTACATGGTGCGCGTGTACCGCCTCTTCGACCTCGGGTTCGTCCGCTATCCGCGGCGCTGGCTCACGGCGATCGTCGCGGCGGCCATCTACGCGAACTTCTTCACGCACCACTGGTGGTGGGATGCGCGATGGGCGCTCCTCATCGCGGTCGCGGTGCTGTGGGCGCGCACCGTCATGTACGCAAGGGTGTGGCGCGCCGTGATCCGGATGCCGCTGCTCGCCGCGTTCGCGGGAGTGGCGGCCTTCATCTACCTCGCCGAGAACATCGCCACGTGGGCGGGTGCCTGGGCCTATCCGGACCAGCTCGCGGGCTGGCAGCCGGTCTCGCCGACGAAGCTCGTGTCGTGGTTCCTGCTGATGATCATCTCGGTCGTGCTCGTGGCGTGGGTGTACCCGCCCCGGCCGCCGACCCGGGCCGAGAAGGAGCCTGATGAGGACGGCGTCGAGGGCGAGAGGGCGGTCGCCCCGGAGTCGAGCTGA
- a CDS encoding DEAD/DEAH box helicase: MTTFAELGVDQDIVDVLATKGIVDAFPIQEQTIPLGLPGQDIIGQAKTGTGKTFGFGIPVVQRLGLDPAPGVKALIVVPTRELCVQVYEDMDMLTSGRATSVVAIYGGKAYEGQIDQLKAGAQIVVGTPGRLIDLNNQRLLDLSHATEVVLDEADKMLDLGFLPDIEKIFSKVPAIRHTQLFSATMPGPIVALARRFMSNPIHIRATDPDEGLTQANIKHVVYRAHSLDKDEVIARILQADGRGKTVIFTRTKRAAQRLSDELGDRGFNTASVHGDMSQEARERSMAAFKAGKKDVLIATDVAARGIDVDDVTHVINHTIPDDEKTYLHRAGRTGRAGKTGIAVTFVDWDDLHKWALINRALEFGQPEPTETYSSSPHLYADLDIPAGTKGRLTTAPRTQTVKTQDAAPRDGASSEGTARRRRRRGGSGEAQTTGDRPAETSAPEVPAEHGSRDAADGGGTHDGTGREHHDGNAAPRRRRRRRGGSRGGAPVAGA, from the coding sequence GTGACGACCTTCGCCGAACTCGGCGTCGACCAGGACATCGTCGACGTCCTCGCAACCAAGGGCATCGTCGATGCCTTCCCCATCCAGGAGCAGACCATCCCCCTCGGCCTTCCGGGCCAGGACATCATCGGGCAGGCCAAGACGGGCACCGGCAAGACCTTCGGCTTCGGCATCCCGGTCGTGCAGCGTCTCGGCCTCGACCCGGCCCCCGGCGTCAAGGCGCTCATCGTGGTCCCCACGCGCGAGCTGTGCGTCCAGGTCTACGAGGACATGGACATGCTCACGTCCGGCCGCGCGACGAGCGTCGTCGCGATCTACGGCGGCAAGGCGTACGAGGGGCAGATCGACCAGCTGAAGGCCGGCGCGCAGATCGTCGTGGGCACGCCCGGCCGTCTCATCGACCTCAACAACCAGCGCCTCCTCGACCTGTCGCACGCGACCGAGGTCGTGCTCGACGAGGCCGACAAGATGCTCGACCTCGGGTTCCTCCCCGACATCGAGAAGATCTTCTCGAAGGTCCCCGCGATCCGTCACACCCAGCTGTTCTCGGCGACCATGCCCGGCCCGATCGTGGCGCTCGCTCGACGGTTCATGTCGAATCCCATCCACATCCGCGCGACCGACCCCGACGAGGGCCTGACGCAGGCGAACATCAAGCACGTCGTCTACCGCGCGCACTCGCTCGACAAGGACGAGGTCATCGCCCGCATCCTCCAGGCGGACGGCCGCGGCAAGACGGTGATCTTCACCCGCACGAAGCGCGCCGCGCAGCGCCTGTCGGACGAGCTCGGCGACCGCGGATTCAACACCGCGTCCGTGCACGGCGACATGAGCCAGGAGGCGCGGGAGCGCTCCATGGCGGCGTTCAAGGCGGGCAAGAAGGACGTCCTCATCGCGACCGACGTCGCCGCGCGCGGCATCGACGTCGACGACGTCACCCACGTCATCAACCACACCATCCCCGACGACGAGAAGACCTACCTGCACCGCGCGGGCCGCACCGGCCGTGCCGGCAAGACCGGCATCGCGGTGACCTTCGTCGACTGGGACGACCTCCACAAGTGGGCGCTCATCAATCGCGCGCTCGAGTTCGGCCAGCCCGAGCCCACCGAGACGTACTCGTCGAGCCCCCACCTGTACGCCGACCTCGACATCCCGGCCGGCACGAAGGGGCGCCTCACGACCGCGCCGCGGACTCAGACGGTCAAGACGCAGGATGCCGCGCCCCGCGACGGCGCATCGTCCGAGGGCACGGCGCGACGCCGTCGGCGCCGCGGCGGGTCGGGCGAGGCGCAGACGACGGGCGATCGGCCCGCCGAGACCTCCGCTCCCGAGGTGCCCGCCGAGCACGGCTCGCGCGACGCGGCGGACGGCGGAGGCACGCACGACGGCACCGGCCGGGAGCACCACGACGGCAACGCCGCGCCGCGCCGCCGTCGCCGCCGCCGCGGCGGCTCGCGCGGCGGCGCTCCGGTCGCGGGAGCCTGA
- a CDS encoding ferritin-like fold-containing protein, whose amino-acid sequence MVKWFWQRQDTGRKLQLRSREDLGDATRVDFEELAPDIDTFLGQAAYLQLGYFETLSELIALTPELSDKESLSRAAGAALTKHEELVALIRERGDDPTALMLPFREPLDAFRRETHGVRPQETMLSVHITAGMLDDFYLALSASYADTGRRVARILQADDDRDAIVDIMARTIASEPEWKSLLALWGRRLVGDTLLIARAALRPVTLRVADEAKVEPVFTELMAAHSRRMDAMGLAA is encoded by the coding sequence GTGGTGAAGTGGTTCTGGCAGCGCCAAGACACCGGGCGCAAGCTGCAGCTTCGATCCCGGGAGGACCTCGGCGACGCCACGCGCGTCGACTTCGAGGAGCTCGCGCCCGACATCGACACGTTCCTCGGTCAGGCCGCTTATCTGCAGCTCGGATACTTCGAGACCCTCAGCGAGCTCATCGCCCTGACCCCGGAGCTGTCCGACAAGGAGTCGCTCTCGCGCGCGGCCGGTGCGGCCCTGACGAAGCACGAGGAGCTCGTGGCGCTCATCCGCGAGCGGGGGGATGATCCCACGGCCCTGATGCTGCCCTTCCGCGAGCCGCTGGACGCATTCCGTCGCGAGACGCACGGCGTCCGGCCCCAGGAGACGATGCTCTCGGTGCACATCACCGCCGGAATGCTCGACGACTTCTACCTGGCGCTGTCTGCGAGCTATGCCGACACGGGTCGCCGCGTCGCCCGCATCCTCCAGGCCGACGACGATCGCGACGCGATCGTCGACATCATGGCCCGCACGATCGCGAGCGAGCCCGAGTGGAAGTCGCTGCTTGCGCTGTGGGGGAGGCGCCTCGTGGGCGACACCCTGCTCATCGCCCGTGCGGCCCTGCGCCCGGTCACGCTCCGCGTGGCGGACGAGGCGAAGGTCGAGCCGGTGTTCACCGAGCTGATGGCCGCGCACTCGCGTCGCATGGATGCGATGGGCCTCGCGGCCTGA
- a CDS encoding DUF3107 domain-containing protein, giving the protein MEIRIGIANTGRELNFETNEASADVKKTIAAALDAGATHITLADNKGNNYIVPTASLAYIELGTEESRRVGFVA; this is encoded by the coding sequence GTGGAGATCCGCATCGGCATCGCGAACACCGGACGCGAACTCAACTTCGAGACGAACGAGGCCTCGGCCGACGTGAAGAAGACGATCGCGGCCGCGCTCGACGCCGGCGCCACCCACATCACGCTCGCCGACAACAAGGGGAACAACTACATCGTCCCCACCGCGAGCCTCGCCTACATCGAGCTGGGCACCGAAGAGTCGCGCCGCGTCGGCTTCGTCGCCTGA
- a CDS encoding ATP-dependent helicase, which yields MVLQDGSGAMTALDDRQRTVAALPRDASGVVVGAPGTGKTTALLARVTALVDAGVDPDSVLVLTPSRQTATALRDRLALAIGRATSGPLARSVAAFAFQLVRANAVANDADPPQLLTGGDEDQLIHDLLEGDAEDERETGSSRWPDWLGASIRSTSGFRTEVRTFLAECTALGILPDRLRALGVRHDRPVWVSLASFAAEYLDVRADMRGAHRDAAGLVREAVGLLRTASDGIPAIDRVQAILVDDAQELTLGGVELLEAAQGRGIPVLAFGDPDVGAGSFRGATPENFARLAASLGAVSVLDTRHRGTAWQGELVRRVTQRIGAVGVVAHRGGGAGDDPDDSVRALLLRSPAEEYDAIARLLRERHVHDGVAWGRCAVIAHDTRQVAALEAELSAREVPARSSGPGRALGALKPVNDLLRLIELVSRDDWTFDDVSTALVGTYGRLDPIELRRLRSALRHAELAAGGDRSGRDLLLSAMAQPLEFDLVDTREARRAAAMARTLAFLRDELDRGATAHELLWAAWDRSGLERGWSELARGHGPLAEQANRDLDALVALFQVAKRFVERSLDADPRVFVRGILDTGVAEDRLAAPVRDDTVHLLTPAGALGLEFDTVVVAGVQDGVWPNTRLRGSLLETWRLADAASRAPDDALGVFDRRRSAMHDELRLLARALSRATERVIVTAVDDDDSGPSVFFEFFPDPERYTVDHPLSLRGLVARHRRVLTDPGGRGSAARAAQQLALLADAGVAGAAPAEWYGVLRPTSDGPLRDLAKEDVRVSPSRLHTLEECELNWVISDLGGDPGGTTAGVGTIIHAALEHAVDSREDSLWEQVEARWGELTFEADWRDRAEKTRARDLVRRLHLYLRRFESAGGTLIGAEPHFEVAIPLDDTEAFEHGAILSGYIDRVELTPEGAVVIMDLKTGKREPQTDAKVIDNPQLGAYQLAFEAGAIPEAVGHEPGGAKLLVLRPTATKSDYATPWQPPFDDERRDAFLSRLRAAVSTMRGTTFSAPYEEHCRDDHSYGLCRIHTIGPVSAS from the coding sequence ATGGTGTTGCAGGACGGATCCGGTGCGATGACCGCGCTGGACGATCGGCAGCGCACCGTCGCCGCGTTGCCGCGCGACGCCTCGGGGGTCGTGGTGGGGGCGCCGGGAACAGGCAAGACGACGGCGCTCCTCGCCCGCGTCACGGCGCTCGTCGACGCGGGGGTCGACCCCGATTCCGTCCTGGTGCTGACGCCGTCGCGGCAGACGGCCACCGCCCTGCGCGATCGGCTCGCGCTCGCGATCGGCCGTGCCACCTCCGGACCCCTCGCCCGGTCCGTCGCGGCGTTCGCCTTCCAGCTGGTGCGCGCGAACGCGGTCGCGAACGACGCCGATCCGCCGCAGCTGCTCACCGGGGGCGACGAGGATCAGCTCATCCACGACCTCCTCGAGGGCGACGCCGAGGACGAGCGCGAGACGGGCTCCTCACGCTGGCCGGACTGGCTGGGCGCGAGCATCCGCTCCACGTCCGGGTTCCGCACCGAGGTGCGCACGTTCCTCGCCGAGTGCACCGCGCTCGGTATCCTCCCCGACCGGCTGCGGGCCCTCGGCGTTCGGCACGACCGGCCGGTCTGGGTGTCGCTGGCGTCCTTCGCCGCCGAGTACCTCGATGTCCGCGCCGACATGCGCGGTGCCCACCGTGACGCGGCCGGACTGGTGCGCGAGGCGGTCGGCCTGCTGCGGACCGCGTCCGACGGCATCCCGGCGATCGACCGGGTGCAAGCGATCCTCGTCGACGACGCCCAGGAGCTCACTCTGGGTGGCGTCGAGCTCCTCGAGGCGGCGCAGGGCCGAGGCATCCCGGTGCTCGCATTCGGCGATCCCGACGTCGGCGCCGGGTCGTTCCGCGGGGCCACGCCCGAGAACTTCGCGAGGCTGGCGGCGAGCCTGGGTGCCGTGTCCGTCCTCGACACCCGCCATCGCGGCACGGCGTGGCAGGGCGAGCTCGTCCGAAGGGTCACCCAGCGCATCGGCGCGGTCGGCGTGGTGGCTCACCGCGGCGGCGGGGCAGGCGACGATCCCGACGACTCGGTCCGCGCCCTTCTGCTTCGTTCGCCCGCCGAGGAGTACGACGCGATCGCGCGTCTGCTGCGCGAGCGGCACGTCCACGACGGCGTGGCCTGGGGGAGATGCGCGGTCATCGCGCACGACACCCGGCAGGTGGCGGCGCTGGAGGCCGAGCTGTCGGCGCGCGAGGTGCCGGCGCGATCCAGCGGTCCCGGGCGCGCGCTCGGCGCACTCAAGCCCGTGAACGACCTCCTGCGCCTGATCGAGCTCGTTTCACGAGACGACTGGACCTTCGACGACGTGTCCACGGCCCTGGTCGGCACGTACGGGCGCCTCGACCCGATCGAGCTGCGACGACTCCGCTCGGCTCTCCGCCACGCCGAGCTCGCGGCCGGGGGCGATCGGTCCGGTCGCGACCTGCTCCTGTCGGCGATGGCGCAGCCGCTCGAATTCGATCTCGTCGACACGCGCGAGGCACGACGAGCCGCCGCGATGGCGCGCACGCTGGCATTCCTCCGCGACGAGCTCGACCGCGGGGCGACCGCGCACGAGCTGCTGTGGGCAGCGTGGGATCGCAGCGGCCTCGAGCGCGGCTGGTCGGAGCTCGCACGCGGACACGGACCACTGGCAGAGCAGGCGAATCGCGATCTCGATGCGCTCGTGGCGCTGTTCCAGGTCGCGAAGCGCTTCGTCGAGCGATCGCTCGACGCCGACCCGCGCGTGTTCGTCCGAGGCATCCTCGACACCGGCGTCGCCGAAGACCGCCTCGCCGCTCCGGTGCGCGACGACACGGTGCACCTGCTGACCCCGGCAGGAGCCCTCGGGCTCGAGTTCGACACCGTGGTCGTGGCGGGCGTGCAAGACGGCGTATGGCCCAACACCCGGCTGCGCGGGAGCCTGCTCGAGACGTGGCGGCTGGCGGATGCCGCGTCCCGCGCTCCCGACGACGCCCTGGGCGTTTTCGACCGTCGCCGCTCGGCGATGCACGACGAGCTGCGTCTGCTGGCCCGCGCCCTGTCGCGCGCGACCGAGCGGGTCATCGTGACCGCTGTCGATGACGACGACAGCGGGCCGAGCGTCTTCTTCGAGTTCTTCCCCGACCCCGAGCGCTACACCGTCGACCACCCGCTGTCTCTGCGCGGCCTCGTGGCGCGGCATCGGCGCGTGCTCACCGATCCCGGTGGGCGCGGGAGCGCGGCGCGGGCGGCGCAGCAGCTCGCGCTGCTGGCCGACGCGGGCGTCGCCGGCGCGGCGCCCGCCGAATGGTACGGCGTGCTGCGGCCGACGTCCGACGGGCCGCTGCGCGATCTCGCCAAGGAGGACGTCCGCGTCTCGCCGTCGAGGCTGCACACGCTCGAGGAGTGCGAGCTGAACTGGGTGATCAGTGACCTCGGGGGCGACCCGGGCGGCACGACCGCGGGGGTCGGGACGATCATCCACGCCGCGCTCGAGCACGCCGTGGATTCGCGCGAAGACAGCCTGTGGGAGCAGGTCGAGGCTCGATGGGGCGAGCTGACGTTCGAGGCGGACTGGAGGGATCGCGCCGAGAAGACGCGTGCACGCGACCTCGTGCGCCGCCTCCACCTGTATCTGCGGCGGTTCGAGAGCGCGGGCGGAACCCTCATCGGCGCCGAGCCGCACTTCGAGGTCGCGATCCCGCTCGACGACACCGAGGCGTTCGAGCACGGAGCGATCCTGTCCGGCTACATCGACCGCGTCGAGCTGACGCCCGAGGGCGCTGTCGTGATCATGGACCTCAAGACCGGCAAGCGCGAGCCGCAGACCGACGCGAAGGTGATCGACAACCCCCAGCTCGGCGCGTACCAGCTCGCCTTCGAAGCGGGCGCCATCCCCGAAGCCGTCGGTCACGAGCCCGGCGGGGCAAAGCTCCTGGTGCTGCGGCCCACCGCGACGAAGTCGGACTACGCGACGCCGTGGCAGCCGCCTTTCGACGACGAGCGGCGCGACGCCTTCCTGTCCCGCCTCCGCGCTGCGGTCTCGACGATGCGCGGCACCACCTTCTCCGCGCCGTACGAGGAGCACTGCCGTGACGACCACTCGTACGGGCTGTGCCGCATCCACACGATCGGCCCGGTGAGCGCGTCGTGA